In Bosea sp. PAMC 26642, the DNA window AGCGGAAAGGTCGCCAGCGAGGCCGTGGATCAGCACGACGGGCGGCCCCTCTCCCTCGTCGATATAGTTGATCTGGTAGCGTCCGATCGTGGCGACGGGCATCGGCTTACTAACTTTCGATAGGGGATCAGGCCTTGTCGAGCCCAAGGAATCCGGAGATCGCGGCGATGAAGCTCTCGGGCGCTTGCGCCATTGGCGCATGGCCGATACCCGGCAGCTCGACGAGCGTCGCGCCAGGGATCGCAGCCGCCAGTTGATGCGCCATGTCGGGTGGCGTCGCGGCGTCGAACTCGCCGACCACGACCAGCGTCGGATTCGAGATCGTACCCATCTCGGCGCTCAAATCGAGCCCCGCCAGCGCCTCACACGCTTGTGCGAAGAAGGCCGGGTTGGTCTTGACCAGTCCGGCGCGGCGCTCCGCCAGGATCGCCGGGTTCGCAGTCAGGAACTCTTCCGGGAACAGCCGTTTCATGGCGATGTCAACGACGCCTTCCATGCCGTGACCGCGCACGCGCTCGGCCATGATGTGGAACGAGGCCCGGCCCTGATCGGTGAAGCCGACCCCGGTGCCGGCGAGCACGAGCCGATCGAACCGCTTGCCATGGCGGATGGCCAATGTGCTGGCGACGAAGCCGCCAAGACCATTGCCGAGGACGTCGGCCTGGTTTCCGAGATCCATCGCGTCGAACAGCCTGGCCAGACGGTCTGCGACGCCTGCGATGGTCGAGCCCGCCGATGACGAGCCGCCAAAGCCGGGAAGGTCGGGCACAATGACGCGCCGACTACGGGCCAATACCGGCACGACCGTATCGAAAACCGACCGATCGGCCAGCAGCGAATGCAGCAAGATGAGCGGTTTGCCGGCGCCATGCTCCGCCACGTTCAGGATGGCGTCGTCGATCTGGATCTGAGTCATCATGTCCCCGCTTCTGGGTGGTGGTGTCGCATGGCGTGTCGCATCTCAGAACACGCCGAGATGCTGGTCGAGGAGTTGGGGGTCGTCATGGAGTGACGCGACCGACCCGGCGTGGACGACGCGGCCGCTGTTGAAGATCACGACGTCGTCGGCGATTTCGATGGCGAGCTTCAGATTCTGCTCGACCAGGACCACGGCGAGGCCTGAATCGCGCACCTGCTTCAGGACCGCTGCTACCTCCGCGACGATCTGCGGTGCGAGGCCCTCTGAGGGTTCGTCGAGCAGGATGAGGCGTGGATTGGTCATCAGCGCACGGCAGATGGCCAGCATCTGCTGCTCGCCACCCGATAGCGATCCGGCAAACTGGCGCTGGCGCTCCTGCAGGCGTGGAAAGGCGGCAAACACCCGCGCCAGCGTCCAGCCCGGCGCATCGCCCCAGCGCGGCGGACGCGCCGCGACGGTCAGATTCTCGAGCACTGTCAGCGAGGGAAAGATCCGACGTCCCTGCGGCACAAGACCGATGCCGCGATGCGAGATCGCCTCGGGTCCTAGCCCCGCCAGGTTGTCGCCAAAGAGCGTGATGCGCTGAGCCCGCGACTGGACGAGCCCGGCGATGGCACCGATGGCGGTTGTCTTGCCGGCGCCGTTGCGGCCGAGCAGCGCCAGCACGCGCCCGGCTCCAACGCGCAGGGACACGTCGTGCAGCACATGGCTCTCGCCATAGAAGGCGTTGAGGCCAACGCAGACGAGCGCGTCTGCGGCGACCGGCACTGAAGCCGGGATCGGACGGGCGAGGCTGTCGGTGGGCGATAGGTCAGTGGCCAAGATACACCTCCCTCGTCCGGGGGTCGGCCACGACCTCGGCGCGCGAACCCTCGACCACAATCTGGCCCCGCTGCATCAGCGTGATCTTGTCGGCGAAGGCCAAAGCGACGTCCATGTCGTGCTCGATCATGATGATGGTGACGCTGCGCGGGATCGCCTCGAGCACCTGCTGGACCTGGCTGCGCTCGGCGGCCGACAAGCCCGCCAGCGGCTCGTCGAGCAAGAGCAGCTTGGGCTGCTGCGCCAGCGCCATGGCGATCTCAAGCCGGCGGCGCTCGCCATAGCTGGTCTCGGAAACCAGGCGCTGCGCCAGGGGACCGAGCCCAACGAGCCCCAGCACGCGCTCCGCCTCGACCCAGAGCGCGGTGCGGGCGCTAAGCGGTGTGAAGGCCTCGAACCTATCCCGTCGCAGGCCGGCCAGCGCCATGACGACGTTGTGGGCGAGCGTGTTCTTCGGGAACAGGGTGATGATCTGGTAGGTCCGGGCGAGCCCCAGCTGAGCCCGCTGGTCGGGCCTTGCAGCGGTGACATCGTTGCCGAACAGGCGGATCTCGCCCTTTGAGACGGAGATGTCGCCGGTGATCAGATTGAACAAGGTGGTCTTGCCGGCACCGTTGGGGCCCAGCAGGAGCCGCCGCTCGCCGGGCGAGACCGAGAGCGTCACGTCCTTCACGGCCGGAAGCCCGCCGAAGAAGCGCTGCAGCCCGGTGATCTCGAGAGCTGCCGTCATGAATTGTGCTCCGCGGTCAGGGGAGCCGGGACAGACGCGGCCGGCCTGCGCCAGCGCGCGGTCAGGCGGCGGCTCCAGCGCGCGACGCCCGGCACCAGCCCCTCGGGCACGAACAGCACGATCACGACGAAGACGACGCCAAGCAGCATGACCCAGCGTGTGACGTAGACGCTGGCGACGTTCTTCAGGATCAACACCAGCGCTGCCCCCACGACGGGGCCAGTCAACGTGCCGGCACCGCCGGCGATCACCATCAGGAGGGTCTCGGCTGAGGTCGTCAGGTGCAGCGCCTGCGGGCTGACAAACTGGTGGTAGTAGGCATAGAGCAGGCCCGCCACGCCGCCCCAGACGCCAGCGTAGACGAAGCTGATCCACTGAATGAGCGAGACGTTGTAGCCGAGCGCGCGCATCCGGCGCGGTTGGTCGCGCGTTCCCGCCAGACTCTGGCCGAAGGGCGAGCGCGTGAAGCAGGCGATGGCGAGGAAGGCCAGCGCGAAGACGATCAGCACAAGATGGTAGAAGCTGGTCGCCTGGGCGAGGTCGATGCCGAAGGGCTGCGGTCGCTTGAGGCCGCCGAGTCCGTTGTCGCCGCCGGTGAAGCTCACCCAACGGAAGGCAAGACCCCACAGGATCTGGCCGAGCGCCAGTGTGATCATCAGGAAGCCGAGGCCTGTGGCGCGCAAGGCGAGATAGCCAAAAAGCATTGCCAGGAGCAGCGTGCCGCCGAGCGCGATGCAAAGCCCCGCAAGATGCCCGAACCCGGCATGGGCGGTGGCGTAGATCGTCAGATAGGCGGCGGCCCCCATATAGGCGGCGTGGCCGAGCGAGGTCAGGCCGCCGAAGCCCACGAGTAAATTGAGGCTCATCGCCAGGATCGAGGCAATCAGGATCTGACTTGCCAGGTTGACATAGTAGTCGGAGCCTATCGCTGCCGGGAGGAGCGCAAGCCCGATGACGGCGGCGAGCGCCAAGGCGATCGGGCGGCTCATGCCAGCCTCCGGCCAAGCAGGCCGGATGGGCGCAGCGTCAAGACGAGCACCATCGGCAGGAACAGGATGACATAAGCAAGATCGGGCAGCAGCGCTTGGCCGTAGCTGTAGATGAACCCGATGATAAGGCTGCCGATGAAGGCGCCGGTCAGGCTGCCGGCGCCGCCCAGGATGACCACGACCAGCGCCAGCGGCAGCATGTCGGAGTCGAGGCCGGGATAGACCGAGAGGATCGGCCCGGCCAGAACGCCACCGGCGCCCGCCAGCACAGAACCGAGGCAAAACACGGTGGTGAAGAGAAGCGATGTGCGGATGCCCATGGCGCGTGCCATGTCCATGTCGTCGACACCGGCGCGGATCATCGCGCCGAGACGGCTGCGCTCCAGCAGCAGCCAGAGCGCGACCGCCAGCGCGACCGCCACCGCGACAACGAAAAGGCGGTACTTCGGGAAGGCGACGCTGCCGAAGCGGTACACGCCCTCGAAGCCCGGCGGCATTGGCACGGGACGCGGATCGCCAGACCAGAGCCAGAGGCAGCCGTCGGCGATGATGAAGGCGATGCCAAGCGTCACCAGCACCTGCGCCAAGGGCTTGCCGCTGAGCCGGCGCAAGACCAGCCGTTCGACGATGCCGCCTAGCACGCCGACCACGGCCGCTCCCGCCAGCACCGCAAGCCAGAAGTTGAGCCCGGCATCAAGTGCCGCCAGCCCGACATAGGCGCCGAGCATGAAATAGGCGCCGTGGGCAAGGTTGGCGACGCGCATCAGCCCGAAGATCAACGAGAAGCCCGCCGCCAGGATGAAGAGGAGCGAGCCGAACGCAAGCCCGTTCAGGCCCTGGATAATCCAGAAATTCATCGCTCCCTCCCAGCCGGCACCCGCTCAGCGCGCGATCGGCTCGGGGTTGCCGCGGCCATAGACCGCGCTCTTGAGGAATGCCTCGGGCTTCCACGTCCAGAACTGGCTGACAGCCGGATAGGTCTTCAGCACGACGTTCTGCAGGCGGCCGTTCTTTTGCTCGACCTTGCGGATGGTGATGTCCATCAGCGGTTGGCCGAGCTCGTCGATCTTGACCGCGCCATAGGGGCTCTCGCTGATCTTGACCTCGCGTAGCGCCTTGATCAGGGCATCCTTGTCGTCGACCTTACCCTTGAGCTGGTCGACGGCGCTGGCGAGGAACTCGCAGGCCATATAGGCGCCGACGGTATAGTAGCCGGGATCGGCCTTGTACTTGGCGCGGATCGCCTCGACGAACTTGGTGTTGGCGGGAGTCTGGATCGCGGCGCTGTACCAGCCCGATGAGATCACGCCTACGGCCTCGGAGCCCATGCTCTTGAGCACCCCCTCGTCGACCGTCGTCATCGCGCCGATCACCGGCTTGGTGCTGCCGTAATTTTTGTACTGGCCGAGGAACTTGATGCCGTTACCGCCGGCGAAGGCAGCAAAGACCGCATCGACGTCGGGGTCGAGCTGGGTGACGTAGGAACCATAATCGGCGGTGTTCAGGGGCGGCCAGAGCTTCTGGACGACCTTACCGCCATTCTCCTCGAAGACCCGCTGGAAGCCGGCCGCGATCTCGTGCCCGAAGGCGAAGTCGTCGGCGATGATGGCGATCTTCTTGTAGCCCAGCTCCTTGGCGACGTATTCGGCCAGCGGGTGATGCGCCTGGGCGGAGGTGCCAACGGCCCGCACGAACCAGGGATTGGGCTTGCGCTGCGTCAGATCCTCGGCGGCTGCCGAGGGCGAGATGATCGGGATCTTGGCCTGGCGGATATAGTCGTCGATGGCCAGCGCTTCGAAGGCGGCCAGCGGCCCGATCAGCACATCGACCTTGTCGCGCTCGACCAATTCCTGCGCCTTGGTCTTGGTCAAAGCGGGCTGGCCGGCGGTGTCGGCGGTGACGACTTCGACCTTGCGGCCACCCATCATGCCGTTGCGCTGGTCGATGCAGAGCTGGAGGCCTTCCTCCATCTGACGGCCGCCGGCGGCGAGGGCCCCGGAGCGGACGGTCATGAATCCGACCTTGATCGGGCCCTGTCCCTGGGCCTGAGCGGCCTCGATGAGGAACCCGACCGAAAGCGCGGCGAGCGAGACGGTAGCAGTGAGCTTCAGCATATCAAATTCCTCCCAAAACTTGTTTCGTGATACTTTACATATCATCGCTTATTGGAAGCCTGCATCGCACCGTCCCTTGGGGGGTGTCAAGCGCTCAAACCATGTTCACATTCGGGGTGCATGGGCTGAATTTGCAATAAAGCATTGAATTAAATGGCTTATGTTGCTCTATTATCGCTTACCGATGATCGGGCGCTCTCCTGTCGCGGGGCTCTCACCGTCCGAGTTTTAAGTTGACCTAATATCTCACAGCTCGCATAATGGGGTATCAATGATGGTTTCAGAAAGACGATGAGACGGACCGAAATCCACAAGATCATGCGGCAGGATATCCTCACCTGCGCGCTGCCGCCGGGTGCAGAACTGCGCGAGCAGGAACTCGCCGCGAAGTTCGCTGTCAGCAAGTCGCCGGTGCGCGAGGCGCTGCAGGACCTCGTCCGCGACGGGCTGGTGATGGTGATGCCGCGCCAGGGCTACCGCGTCTCGCCGGTCTCGATGGCGGATGCGCACGACATGTTCGCCCTGCGCGAGGTACTTGAGCTCGCCGCCGTCACGGAGGCTGCCAAGACCGCGGGCGTCGAGATGCTGACCGGGCTCGACCGCTTCCGGACCTTCTCCGACGAAGTCTGGCCCGATTTCGTCTCCTACAACCGCGACTTCCATTGCGAGCTCGCGCGCTGCTGCGGCAACGCCCGGATGAGCCGCACGACCTGCGACCTGATCGAGGAGATGGACCGACTGGTGCGGCTCAGTGTCAGCGTGGTGCGCGGCCGCGATCCGCAGAAGCTGGTCGAGGAGCACGCCCGGATCATCGATGCGGTCCAGGAGCGCAACCCCAAGACCGCGGCGGCCCTGCTCAAGGCGCATATGGGCGCCGCCGAGCGTCGCTTCATGTCCGCCCTCGAATGGTCGGCCGTCCAGGCCTAACCCACAAAAAACTAGGAGGATTCCAGATGACCATTCACGCCCAGCCGCCAGCCGGTAGCGAGATCGAGACCCACGGCTTGTTCATTGACGGTCGCGAGGTGCCCGCCACCTCGCCCGCCCTGCTCGATGTGCGCAATCCGGCCAACGGACAGGTCATCGCCCGCATCGCCCATGCCGATGCTGGCGACGTCGACGGGGCGGTCAAGAGCGCCCGCGCCGCCTTCGAGAGTGTCGCTTGGGGGAAGATGGACATCCGCAGCCGGGCGCGGCTGGTCAATAAGATCGCCGACGCCTTCGAGGCTCATCTCGATGAGCTCTATTATCTCGAGACAATGAACAATGGCCGGCCGCTCAACGAGACCCGCGCCCAGCTACGCCGCCTGCCGGACTTCTTCCGCTACAACGCCGGCTTGGCGCTCTCGCGCCGTGACGCGGTCATACCCGTCGAGGGCAACTATTTGAACTACACGCTGCGCACGCCGATTGGCGTCGTTGGGAATTGCACGCCCTTCAACCACCCGCTGATGATCATGTGCAAGAGCCTGGCGCCGGTCTTCGCCTCGGGCTGCACCACCGTGGTCAAGCCCTCGGAATATACCCCGCTGACGACGTTGGCGCTGGCGCGGATCTTCTCCGAGGCCGGCCTGCCCGACGGCGTCTTCAACGTCGTCACGGGCCTCGGCCCCTCGACCGGCAAGGCGCTCTGCGAGCATCGCGACCTGAACAAGCTGGTCCTGACCGGCGGCACTGAAGCCGGTCAGCTCGCCGGCGCACAGGCCGGCCGCAACTTTGCTCACCAGACACTCGAATTGGGCGGCAAGACACCGGTACTGGTCTTCCCGGATTTCGACATCGACCGTGCGGTCAACTATGCCGCCTTCGGCGCGTTCATCGGCGCCGGCCAAACTTGCGTCTGCGGCAGCCGCCACATCGTCCATGAATCGATCTACGCCGAGTTCGTCGAGAAGCTCGCCGCCAAGGCCAAAACGATCCGCATCGGCGACCCGACCAACCCCGAGACGCAGCTCGGGCCGGTGATCTCCGAGAAGCAGCGCAACCGCGTCCTCACCTATGTGAAATACGGCCTGGAGGATGGTGCCCGCCTCGTCGCGGGCGGGGAGATCCCCGCCGATCTCGCTGAGAGCGGCGGCTATTTCGTCCAGCCGACCGTCTTCGCCGACGTCACCGCGAAGATGCGCATCTTCCAGGAGGAGGTGTTTGGACCCTTCACTTCGGTCACGTCCTTCTCGACCGAGGCCGAGGCGATCGCGCTCGCCAATGATTCACCCTTTGGCTTGGCGGCAGCGATCCGCACCAATGACATCGCCCGTGCCCACCGCGTCGCGGCCGCGATCGAATGCGGCATCGTTTGGATCAACGACCACCATCGGCTCGATCCGGCCTCGCCGTGGGGCGGCGTCAAGCTCTCGGGCATCGGCCGCGAATTCGGTCCAGAATCCTTCGACGATCATTTCGACACCAAGAGCGTCATGATCAACACCGGTGATCAGCCCTTCGACTGGTACCAGGACACCGCGGGCCAGCCGCGGCTGAACTGACGCCTCAGTGGCGCGGCGGCACGGTCGAGCCCCGCGCCACCAGCACCGGCTCCGTCACGATCTGCGGCGTCGCCTCTCTGGCGCCGCCGATCATAGCGAGCAGCAGGTCTCCGCTGCGCTCGCCCATTTCGCGATGGCTGATCCGGATGGTCGAAAGAGCGGGACTGACCATATCGACCAGGGGCATGTCATTGTGGCCGATCACCGAGACGTCGCCGGGACAGGACCGGCCCTGCTCGCGCAAGGCCTCGTAAACGCCGAGCGCCAGAAGGTCGTTGGCGGCGACCACGGCAGTCGCGTCTGGCCGCCTTGCGAGAAGTTCGCGCGCGGCGGGAAGCCCAGCCTCGCGCGTGAAGGCGGTGGCTTCGACGATGGCGTCTTCCCCCGCCGCAATGCCCGCAGCCGCCATCGCCGTGACGAATCCGAGCCGGCGCAATGATCCGGTGGACAGCGATTGCGGCCCCGCGACATGAACGATAGCGCGGTGTCCGAGCCCGATCAGGTGATCGACCGCCAGCTTCATTCCGGCGACGTCGTCGGACACCACCGAGGGCACCCGCGCCGAAGCCTCGGCACGGTTGACCAGCACGACCGGCACCTTCCAGTCGAGGCAGCGCGCCACCGCGTCGTCCCTCAGCGCGACATTGGCCAGCACCAGCCCGTCGACCCGGCGCGCCACCAGCATCTGCAGGATGTCGGGCTGCTCCAAGCGGTCGGGCGGCTGGTCAGCGACGATCAGCGCATATCCATGCGCCGCGAGCGTGCGCTCCAGCCCCGATATGATCGGCGAGAACACGGGATTGGCGATATCGGGCACGATGATGCCGATGAGCCGGGAGCGCCCGCTCCTCAGACTAGCAGCCGCCGCATCGGGCCGGTAGCCGAGCCGCGCCGCCGCCTCCAGGACGCGCTTGACCATCGGCTCGCCGAGCCGGTCGCGCTGCATAGGGTCGAGCGCGCGCGACACTGTCGAGGGGTGCACGCCCACCTCCCTCGCCACGTCCTTGATCGTCGCCAGCCCAGCCATGATCCGCTTGTAGCGGCCGCGCTTGACGGCTGCAATCGACTGCCATACGGTCTGCGCAATCGATTGCGCAGCCTGATGGTGAAGCGCAACGGCGGCCGGATCGGCCGCGACGCGGGAGCCGGCGGCACCATGTCCGGCCAGGGAGGTTCAATGATCATCGCGCGTCAGGAAGACGTGACGCAGGCCGTTCTCGCCGCCATGGACGGAGCCGAGGATGTGCGGCTGCGCACCGTGATGGCGTCGTTCGTGCGCCATCTCCACGCCTTCGCCCGCGAGGTCTCGCTGACCGAGGCCGAGTTCGAGCACGCGATCGACTTCCTCAACCGCATCGGCCAGGCGACCAATGACAGCCACAATGAGGGGGTGCTGTTTTCCGACGCCGTCGGGCTCTCGACGCTGGTCTGTCTTCTGAACAACGGCCAGGGCGGCGCCACCGAGACCGCCGCGGCGCTGCTCGGCCCGTTTTGGCGTGCCAATGCGCCGATGACGGAGACTGGCGGCTCGATCCTTCGATCGCCGACGCCCGGCGCCCCGCTCTTCGTCGACTGCCTCATCCGCGACGGGCAAGGCGCACCGATCGAGGGCGTTCGCGTCGATGTCTGGCAGGCCTCTCCCAGCGGGATGTACGAGAACCAGGACGAGAGCCAGGCCGACATGAACCTGCGCGGCGTCTTCACCACCGATGCGCAGGGGCGCTTCGCCTTCCGGTCGGTGAAGCCGGCCGGCTATCCAGTCCCGACCCATGGCCCGACCGGCGAGATGCTGGCCGCCCAGCAGCGCCACCCCTTCCGGCCGGCGCATCTGCATGTGCTGGCCTACAAGCCCGGCTTCAAGACTCTGATCACCCAGGTCTTCGTCGACGACGACGCGCATCTGGAAAGCGACGTCGTCTTCGGCGTGACACGGGCTTTGATCGGCGATTTCCGTAAAGGTCAGGGTCCAGCACCCGCCGCCGACGTGTCCGGAGATTGGTTCTCCCTCGCCTATACTTTTGTGATGGAGCAAGGCGACGCCGTGCTCCCGACGCCCCCTATCAAGTGAGCCGATCCCGATGACGCAAGTACTCGCAGGCAAGGTCGCGGTCGTGCTCGGTGGCTCAGGGGGAATCGGCGCCGCCGCCGCCGTGGCTCTGGCCTCGGAGGGCGCGCGCCTCGTCGTGACCTGGCGTAGCGACAAGGCCGCCGCCGACGCGGTCGTCGCGAGCCTGCCGGGCTCAGGCCATCTCGCTAGTCCCGCCACAGTCGAGGACAGCGCCTCGCTGGTTGCCCTTGCCACCGAGGTTCGTGAGCGGTTTGGCCGCTGCGATATCCTGGTCAACAGCGCCGGCTACACCCGGCCGATCCCGATCGCTGATCTCGACGCGCTGACCGACGACTTCATCGACGACATGTTCAAGGTGAACTGGCGCGGCCAGTTTGCCGCGATCCGTGCCTTCGCGCCGCTGCTCAAGGCCTCGGGCGACGGGCTGATCGTCAACGTCTCCTCGATTGCCGGGCTCAACGGCGTCGGCTCCAACCTCGCCTATGCCGCGATCAAGTCCGGCATCGACACGATGACGAAGTCGCTAGCCCGCGCGCTCAGCCCCGAGGTCCGAGTGATGTCGGTGTCGCCCGGCATCGTCGCGACCGACTTCGTGCCGGGACGCGACGCCGCCGCGCTGGAGAAGGTGGCTCCCACAATCCCGCTGAAGCGGGTTGCCACGGCACAGGATGTCGCCCGCGCGATCGCCGCCTGCGCGACGCATCTGACCTACTCGACCGGATCGATCCTGATCGTCGATGGCGGCAGGGCTCTGTGAGGCGATGACCATGCGCGCGATGCTTGACAAGGTCGTTATCACCTGCGCCGTCACCGGCAATCTGACGCGTCCCGACCAGACACCTCACCTACCGGTAACACCAGAAGAAATCGCCGATGCCTGCCTGGGCGCGGTGGAGGCCGGGGCCGCGATCGCCCATATCCATGTCCGCGAGCCCGGCACCGGCGCGCCCTCGATGCGGCTCGACTACTATCAGGACGTGGTCGCGCGCATCCGGGCCCGCAACAGCGCGCTGATCCTCAACATCACCACGGGACCCGGCGGGCGCTTCGTGCCCTCGCAGGACGATCCGAAGATCGCCGACCCCGGCACCACGCTGATGAACCCGGAGGAGCGCGTCGCCCATATCGCGGCGTTAAAACCCGACATCTGCACGCTCGACCTCAACACCATGAACTCGGGTGGCCAGGTCGTGATCAATACGCCCGGCAATGTCCGGCGCATGGCGAAGGTGATCCGCGCGGCCGGCGTCAAACCGGAGATCGAGCTGTTCGATTCAGGTGACATCGCCCTGCTGCACGATCTGCTGGCCGACGGCACATTGTCAGGACCGGCGCTGACCTCCTTTGTGATGGGCGTGAAATACGGCTTCCAGGCCTCGCCGGAAACGGTGCTCTATGCCCGCGGCCTGCTACCGGCAGGCGCGCATTTCACCGCGATCGGTATCGGCCGCTCGACCTTCCCAATGGTGGCGCAGTCGGTGCTGGCTGGTGGTCATGCCCGCACCGGCCTGGAGGACGCCGTCTATATCGACAGGGGCACGCTTGCACCGTCCAACGCCGCCATGGTCGCCAAGGCGCGGCTGATCATCGAGCAGCTCGGCGCGCAGATCTCCACCCCCGCCCAGGCACGCGAACTCTTCGGCCTGCCTTCGGTTGGCCCCTCGCCTGGACGAGCGTCATGACACGAAAACGAGCACGGGAACGGGCATGAACGCACCGGCGAAGATCACCTCCACTACGGCGACGGCGCTGAGGCTGCAGGCGAAGGCCGAGACGATCGAGGCGGTCGCACCCGCCATCGAGCGG includes these proteins:
- a CDS encoding SDR family NAD(P)-dependent oxidoreductase yields the protein MTQVLAGKVAVVLGGSGGIGAAAAVALASEGARLVVTWRSDKAAADAVVASLPGSGHLASPATVEDSASLVALATEVRERFGRCDILVNSAGYTRPIPIADLDALTDDFIDDMFKVNWRGQFAAIRAFAPLLKASGDGLIVNVSSIAGLNGVGSNLAYAAIKSGIDTMTKSLARALSPEVRVMSVSPGIVATDFVPGRDAAALEKVAPTIPLKRVATAQDVARAIAACATHLTYSTGSILIVDGGRAL
- a CDS encoding 3-keto-5-aminohexanoate cleavage protein, coding for MLDKVVITCAVTGNLTRPDQTPHLPVTPEEIADACLGAVEAGAAIAHIHVREPGTGAPSMRLDYYQDVVARIRARNSALILNITTGPGGRFVPSQDDPKIADPGTTLMNPEERVAHIAALKPDICTLDLNTMNSGGQVVINTPGNVRRMAKVIRAAGVKPEIELFDSGDIALLHDLLADGTLSGPALTSFVMGVKYGFQASPETVLYARGLLPAGAHFTAIGIGRSTFPMVAQSVLAGGHARTGLEDAVYIDRGTLAPSNAAMVAKARLIIEQLGAQISTPAQARELFGLPSVGPSPGRAS